Within uncultured Methanoregula sp., the genomic segment GATGTTCACGGAATGGCATCCCCAGGAAGTGGCCGATACCATCGAACGGGCCGCGGCCGAGATCCGGCGTGGGGGGAATGCACCTTCCGCGGTTCCCAAGAGCCGGTACGCCTATACCGGGCCCCGGCATGGCTCCGCTGATATGGGAGAGGTGCGGGGACAGGAGCCGGTCCCGCGTATGCCGGCACTGCAACGCGACGAGCGGCCGGCCCGGAGCCCCCGGGGGAGCATGGCGGATGCCGGTATTGACTTCATAGCAGACGGGGACTCCCCGGGCCAGACGGTTTCCCGGGGGCCGGTGTCCTCATCTCGGCCGAGCAGCGAGATCTCATTCGGGGAGCGCCGGGGATCAAGACCTGGGGATGGCGAACGGTTTCCCGCCGGGAGAAGTGCCGACATATCCATCGAAGAGCGGTTCGGGAGCTCACGCCAGGAACGGGAGAAACTTTCCATGGGTAAAAGCGTTGAGATTCCCCTGGAAGACCGGTTCGAGAGTTCTCACCGGGAAAAGGAAAAACTCTCCATGGGAAAAAGTGTCGAGATCCCCATTGAAGAGCGTTTCGAGAGTGCCCGCCGGGAACGGGAGAAACTCGCCCGGGGGAAGAGTGCCGATATCCCCTACAGCGAACGGCGTGGCGGCGGGGATCGTTAACCCCTGAATTTTTTTTATTTTTTATTTTTTCTTACCAGGAGTATGGCAGCGGCACCAAGGACCGGTGCCAGTCCCGCAGCTGCTTTCTGGGTGGTTGGCTGGTTGACCGGCATGGCGGATCCCGAAGCAGTTACGGCTGGTCCGGCAGTTGTTGTCACGTACAGGTGACTGCTTCTGGAACCTGCAAGATTGCAGGCTGCCGTTACTTCGATATCATCGCCCGGTTTTGCCTGGATGGGATAGGTACGGGTAAACGTATCCTTCGTCGGCTGGCTGGTATACGATGCATCCGTTATGGTTTTTCCGTTATCGGTTATCACAACCTCCCGGATATAATGGGTGGTGGGATCCACGACCGGGTGCGTTATCGTGACGGAGAGTTCCGAAGAGAGTTCGTTATACGACAGGATCACATCTGATGGCGGTGTGGCCCCAGCGGGTATGATGAAAAAACCGCTTACTGCAACAAGAGCGATGATGGCTGTGAGAAGATACCGGTATTGTACCCTGCACCCGGTCCTGTGAGGTATGCTCTGCATAGGATCACCTGTGCCTGAGCATTTATCCGGGACGTCTTAAAGCTTCCACTCGGGGAATTGTCCTCCCGATCGGTGGGATGGGGACGCTCAGGGAGAAGATAAAAAGATTCAGTCATGTTTACTCGTACTTGACGTTGTGGGCAGGACTCAGTGATGGAGCCGGATAATGTCACATTTCCCTGGTTACTTCTGAAAAAAGGTCTACAAAAAAGCCTGATGATTATTGAGCAGATTTCCGGTATTTTTCAACGGTTTTTTGCATCTCCTTAACAATGCCCTCCCGTGCATCAGACTCAGCTTCATCTTTCCGGGCCGCGCCATAACGGAACAGAGGTCATCGCTCGGATACGAACCTCAAATGATAAGGACTTCGGGTACAATGCAAAGACCGGAACCTATCAGAATCTGACCGAAAACGGGGTCATCGATCCGGCCAAAGTAGTCAGGGTAGGACTCCGGAATGCCGGTTCGATTGCCGAGCTGGTCCTCTCGACAGAAGTTGTTATCACGGATTTCCATGATGAGAAGGACAGGAAAGCGGCAACGATCATCATCTGATTCCCGCGAAACCGGAATGTGTGAGGCACAGGATCGAATCGGCCGGGCGATGAGGGGGTTGGTTGTGCCGGGAAGGACACTCCTGTAACCCCCGAGCCCGGTTATCAGATGCCAGAACTGCCCCCGCACCGTACACGGAATCTGTCGTGATCGGCCGGGCTCTCTGAAGAATCTCTTAGAATCTGCCCGGTTTTCACTAGTACGGATAACGGTCAGATACCAGATATCGGAGGGTACAGGTTTTTTTAAAAAAAGTCCCCCTCTATACACCATCACTTCAGCCCCATCCCCGGTCCTGCTCCATTTTAGCAGAACTGCCACGGGAATCGCTCCCGATACACCGTTACCTTTCCTTTAAAACCCCGGCGGGGAAAACAAAACGCAACCGTTAATGTATCGGCACCCGGAATACCGGTATATGCCAAAAAAACGGATGTACATCTGTCCGATCGAGGCGGCAATGGACGTGATCGGCGGAAAATGGAAACCGCACATCCTCTGGAAAATCAAGGATGCCCCGCTGCGTTTCGGGGCAATCCAGGAGAAACTGCCGGCGATCTCCCAGAAGATGCTCACCCGGCAGCTCAGGGCCCTTGAAGCAGATCGCCTGGTCACCCGCACGGAGTATCCCGGCATGCCCCCCCGCGTCGAGTATGCCCTGACGGCACGGGGGCATACCGTTATCCCGATCCTCGCGTCCCTGAAAGACTGGGCAAGCGGGGAACTGGCAGACCAGATCAACGAGCACGAGTAACCGGGCCGTTCCAGGCTCCGGGAGCGGTGATCCTGCCGGCCGGCCCTGCTGACATTTCTGTTCCTCTCTTCCTGACATTTTTGTCCCTGATCCCTATTTATCTCCGCGAAGTCCTGGTAATTTATTGAACGGTGAGAAGATGCTGTACAGGAAGTTCCCCCGGGTCAGTCACGATATCTCGATCCTCGGTTTTGGATGCATGCGCCTGCCGCCAGAAGCGGGTCAGCAGGCCGGAGGAAAGATCGATGTGCCGGAGGCAACCCGTATGATCCGCACAGCTATTGACGGCGGGGTCAATTATATCGATACGGCCTACCCGTACCACAACGGGGAGAGCGAGGTTGTCGTCGGGAAGGCACTTGGCGAAGGGTACCGCGACCGGGTTTTTCTCGCCACTAAGCTCCCGAGCTGGCTTGTCACCAGCCGGGAGGACATGGACAGGTACCTGGACGAACAGCTCGCCCGGCTCGCCACGGATCATATCGATTTCTATCTCCTCCACGGCCTTGGCGGCGAAACATGGGAGAACCTTTCCCGGCTTGGCGTCCTTGAATTCCTTGACCGTGCCAGAGCGGACGGCCGGATCCGGTACCCCGCGTTCTCCTTCCACGACCAGTTCCCGGTCTTTAAGGAGATTGTCGATGCCTACGAGTGGACCTTTGCCCAGATCCAGTACAACTACATGGACGAACAGTACCAGGCAGGCACGCAGGGGCTCCGGTACGCAGCAGAACGGGGCCTTGGCATCGTTGTCATGGAACCGCTCCGGGGCGGTCTCCTCTCGGGATACGTCCCTGCAATCCGCCAGCATATCCAGAATGCCCCGGTCCGTCGCACGCCTTCGGAATGGGGACTCCGCTGGGTCTGGAATCACCCGGAAGTCACGGTTGTGCTCTCCGGTATGTCGGCAATGGAGCAGGTTGAGGAAAACCTTGCCGTTGCAGCGCAGGGTCTGCCGTATTCTCTCTCTCCCGAAGAGCTTGCCGTTGTCGAAACGATGCGGGAAACGTTTGCCTCCCGCGTGAAGATCCCGTGCACCGGCTGCCGTTACTGCATGCCATGCGAAAACGGCGTTGACATCCCCTCGTGCTTCATGTATTACAACCAGGCGTACACCTACGATGCACGGGAGAAAGCGACGGGCGTGTACCTCTGGGCCCTTAACGGTTCGTTTTCCGGAGGAGTGCCGGGGTTTGCCTCCTGCTGTATCCAGTGTGGTGAATGCGAGGAGAAATGTCCGCAGCATTTTCCCATACGGGAATACTTACAGGATGTCGGGGAATTTTTCGGGAAATGAAATGGATGAGGTACGACTATGCCCGTAATCACGATTGATCTTTGGGCGGTAAGCCCTGAAACAAAAGCAGAACTGATTGAGAGACTGACAAAAACCGCGTCGGAAATCACCAGACTTCCCGAGTCCGCATTTTTTGTGTATGTCCGGGAGTATCCGCTTGACGCTATCGGTGTTGGCGGAATCCCGCTTTCCCGGCAGAAATTACCTCCGGGTGCCCCTCCCAAATAAAAAGTCCTGTCCCAATCGCGCTTTAGCAGGGGTTACCCTGCTATCCTCCTCCTCCAGTCACTCCCGCCACATCAGCCGATTGCCCGGTTAAAAAAAATTTAATGGTTAACATTTTCCGGCAACTCCCGCTCATTTCTTCCGGAGCAGAATCATCAGGAAGGCAGGGCCCTCTCTCGCGTGTGCCGGATCTGATATTGAATATTTATATACCGTAGTATCCACTGTCATGGTATGGGAAAGGTCATTGTCTATATCGCAACCAGTCTCGATGGATTCATCGCCCGCCCGGATGATGATATCTCCTGGCTCGATCCATTCAGCGCCGGCAGCGAGGATTACGGGTACGGGGATTTTATAAAAAACATCGGAACGGCCGTGATGGGAGCCCGGACGTACGAGCAGTCGCTCGTCCATCCGGAACGACTCCTTACCGGCCTGAAAAGCTACATTCTCACCAGCAGGTCCCTTCCTCTGGCTCCTGGAACCCGCACAGAACTCTGGCACGATCCGCTCTCCCAGCTCATCCAGAAAATCCGGCATGAATCTGAAAAAGATATTTTTATTGTTGGTGGCGGCCAGGTAATCTCCCGGTTTCTTGACGAAGAGCTTGTCGACGAGTTCCATCTCTTCATTGTCCCGGTGATCCTGCGGGAGGGGATCCCGCTGTACACAGGTCTCCAGAGAGAAATATCCCTCAAACTCATCGGAGCAACACCGTACAGTTCGGGAATCGTGAAGCTGCATTTTGTCCCTGATCCGGCACACCGGAAAAATGTTTGATCCGGAATTCCGTAACCGGGTAAACCATTGTCTGCATGAATACTTCCGGCGGTTTTATTCCTTCATCGTGCGGAGCGGGACCGGGCTAGTACTGATTGGGCGGACCCGGGACCGGAGCGGGAGGAGCCATCTTCAGGTGCCGGAACCGGGAGGCACAAGGAAAAATTCCTGCAGGAAACGAATTATCGGGCTCCCTGAAACCATATCGCGATTGTGGGGAGAATTTCAGGTCAGGGTGTCTTTGTCTGCCCGGAAGATCGATTCTTCCTCCGCCTTGGTCTCGGTCATGTCCGTACCGATGCTGAACATCCCGATCAACTCACCTTTTTCATCGTAGATTGGTTTGTTACTCCACCGTATCCAGACCCGGTTCCCGTTTTTGGTGATATTCTCATTCTCATTGGCCGTGTGTTTTTCGGGATGAGTGAGGATATTTTTAATCATGTATTCAAGATCGCGTTCTGAGCCCGATTCCCTGTCCGGGACAATGGTTCCTATCAGCGGTTTTCCGATAATTTCATCGTGATCGAAGCCGAAAAACCGGTGGCCGGATTCATTGAAGTAGGTTATTTTCCCGGTTTTATCCCATTTCAGGATTATCTTGGCAGGGACCCCGAGTTCAGCCCGGTATTTCTCTGCAGCCTTCCTGAACTGATCGGCACTGGTTACCGTAGGGGAAACGATAAAGACCTGGTTTTTCAAGCTGTAGTACTTGACTTTTTTCCCTTTAATGCTGTACCGTGTCCTGGAGATCTCCAGAATTCCGGCTTTCGTAAGATTCGCGATATGGTACTTGGCAGCGTTCAGGGAAATTTCCAGCCGTTCGGCTATCTCCGACAGGTTGAGCGGTCCTTCCGTGGACAGGATCTGGACTACAACCCCTGCCGTCTTGTGGGAGATCGCTCGTACGATATCCTGGGTCTTCTCGTCACCCGGCTCAAGGAAGACCGCATCTTCCATGGTACCAGTCGCTTCTTTCTTCGTCGGGAGTTGACCGGAGTCCCCGGGACAATCACGAAGGCCGGGCTCCTGGCCGCCAGGTATCCTTCCAATCATCCCTCGTTCTTCTCCCATAGGACATCATTCATATGTTTGTCTTTCCTCTCACTCGCGTAATCTGCCAGAATCTTTTACAAGCCCCAGCCTACGTTGTGTTCCGTTGATTCATGCGCCCGCATCGGGGCACGTTTTGCCATGAGTAAACCTCCCCGGCTTCGTTTGAACGGATTACACTTTTTAGACCGGTGATAATATATCAAATCAGCGTTGGGTATAATAAATATCCGCTTACTCATTTTCTCTCACTCGGCGTCTGTGGGAGAATCGTTCCTTTTTCGACGGACAACCCATGTGTTTATTTATAGTGAAACTGATTCGCAATGCATACGTTTATCCAGTCACGGTCAGACCAGGTTGTGTTAAACGGGGAATGATACGTATGAACGGAGAAAGGAGATGGAAAAATCTGCATTGATCCATCAGATTATTACTGTCGGGGAACACTCCCTTCACATTGTTGAAGCAGGGCTCGATCACTCCGAAACCGTAATCTTCCTTCACGGCTGGCCGGAGGACTGGACGGAATGGCGGCGGATCATGGAGCTGGCGGCCGGGACGCACCATGTTGTTGCATTTGATCTGCCGGGCATCGGCAAATCCCGTGGGGCAGCGTCGGGAGGGGAAAAATCAACGATCGCGGAGATTATTCATCAGGCGGTCCGCGCTATGGACATCAGGAACCCGACTATCGTTGGTCATGACGCCGGCGCCATGGTGGCATACGCGTATCTCAGGAAATTCTCCTCTGAAGTCAGGGCCGCTGTGCTTATGAGTTCCGTTATCCCCGGGATCGAACCCTGGACGAAAGTTCTCTCCAACCCGTATATCTGGCACTTTGCTTTTCATAACACACCCCGGCTGCCCGAAGCCCTGGTCACGGGGAACCAGCGAGTCTACTTCGATCACTTCTTTGACATCCTTACCAAAGACCCGTCATCCATTGATTATCTGGCACGGGATCATTATGCCTCTGCGTACGGATCGCCCGAATCGCTGCAGGCCGGCTTTGCGTTGTACCGTGCGTTCGGCAAAGACGCCGACACCAATCGTAAGGATACAACAAAAAATGAGGTGCCCCTGCTGTACCTGCGTGGCGAATTTGAGGGCGGTGAGATG encodes:
- a CDS encoding dihydrofolate reductase family protein; the protein is MGKVIVYIATSLDGFIARPDDDISWLDPFSAGSEDYGYGDFIKNIGTAVMGARTYEQSLVHPERLLTGLKSYILTSRSLPLAPGTRTELWHDPLSQLIQKIRHESEKDIFIVGGGQVISRFLDEELVDEFHLFIVPVILREGIPLYTGLQREISLKLIGATPYSSGIVKLHFVPDPAHRKNV
- a CDS encoding helix-turn-helix domain-containing protein gives rise to the protein MPKKRMYICPIEAAMDVIGGKWKPHILWKIKDAPLRFGAIQEKLPAISQKMLTRQLRALEADRLVTRTEYPGMPPRVEYALTARGHTVIPILASLKDWASGELADQINEHE
- a CDS encoding PAS domain S-box protein — translated: MGEERGMIGRIPGGQEPGLRDCPGDSGQLPTKKEATGTMEDAVFLEPGDEKTQDIVRAISHKTAGVVVQILSTEGPLNLSEIAERLEISLNAAKYHIANLTKAGILEISRTRYSIKGKKVKYYSLKNQVFIVSPTVTSADQFRKAAEKYRAELGVPAKIILKWDKTGKITYFNESGHRFFGFDHDEIIGKPLIGTIVPDRESGSERDLEYMIKNILTHPEKHTANENENITKNGNRVWIRWSNKPIYDEKGELIGMFSIGTDMTETKAEEESIFRADKDTLT
- the dmpI gene encoding 4-oxalocrotonate tautomerase DmpI; its protein translation is MPVITIDLWAVSPETKAELIERLTKTASEITRLPESAFFVYVREYPLDAIGVGGIPLSRQKLPPGAPPK
- a CDS encoding aldo/keto reductase gives rise to the protein MNGEKMLYRKFPRVSHDISILGFGCMRLPPEAGQQAGGKIDVPEATRMIRTAIDGGVNYIDTAYPYHNGESEVVVGKALGEGYRDRVFLATKLPSWLVTSREDMDRYLDEQLARLATDHIDFYLLHGLGGETWENLSRLGVLEFLDRARADGRIRYPAFSFHDQFPVFKEIVDAYEWTFAQIQYNYMDEQYQAGTQGLRYAAERGLGIVVMEPLRGGLLSGYVPAIRQHIQNAPVRRTPSEWGLRWVWNHPEVTVVLSGMSAMEQVEENLAVAAQGLPYSLSPEELAVVETMRETFASRVKIPCTGCRYCMPCENGVDIPSCFMYYNQAYTYDAREKATGVYLWALNGSFSGGVPGFASCCIQCGECEEKCPQHFPIREYLQDVGEFFGK
- a CDS encoding alpha/beta hydrolase; this translates as MEKSALIHQIITVGEHSLHIVEAGLDHSETVIFLHGWPEDWTEWRRIMELAAGTHHVVAFDLPGIGKSRGAASGGEKSTIAEIIHQAVRAMDIRNPTIVGHDAGAMVAYAYLRKFSSEVRAAVLMSSVIPGIEPWTKVLSNPYIWHFAFHNTPRLPEALVTGNQRVYFDHFFDILTKDPSSIDYLARDHYASAYGSPESLQAGFALYRAFGKDADTNRKDTTKNEVPLLYLRGEFEGGEMDEYVNGFHAAGIVSVTHARIPGSGHFTPEENPEAVWAAIVKFLRA
- a CDS encoding TCP-1/cpn60 chaperonin family protein — encoded protein: MHQTQLHLSGPRHNGTEVIARIRTSNDKDFGYNAKTGTYQNLTENGVIDPAKVVRVGLRNAGSIAELVLSTEVVITDFHDEKDRKAATIII